A single Blastococcus colisei DNA region contains:
- a CDS encoding helix-turn-helix domain-containing protein: MTLTDAPTDTAMTRIGSLVRDARRHRGLTQQQLAERLGTSQSAVARIEQGNQNLTLELLGRLSAALESELISLGPTGPTHLRVAGGHPLRGSVAVKSSKNAAVALLCASLLNRGRTTLRNVARIVEVERLLDVLRSIGVSATWDAAGHDLTLVVPDELDLAAIDADAARRTRSIIMFLGPLLHRAQTFELPYAGGCDLGTRTVQPHMIALRPFGLEVEARAGEYHATVQHTGAPARAIVLTERGDTVTENALLAAARTDGTTVIRNASSNYMVQDLCLYLELLGVGIEGLGTTTLVVHGKPVLDADVDYTISEDPVEAMSLLTAGIVTGSELTVQRAPIDFLEIELAVLAEMGLQFELSAEYLADNGHTRLADITISPSVLHAPIDKIHPMPFPGLNIDNLPFFAVIAAQASGSTLIHDWVYDNRAIHLSDLTRLGADVRLMDPHRVLVNGPTRWSSAEVICPPALRPAVVILLAMLAAKGTSVLRNVDIIARGYEQLYERLVEMGASIEVFHD; this comes from the coding sequence GTGACACTCACCGACGCTCCGACCGATACCGCAATGACGCGGATCGGTTCCCTCGTCCGCGACGCCCGCCGCCACCGGGGCCTCACCCAGCAGCAGCTCGCGGAGCGCCTGGGCACGAGCCAGAGCGCCGTCGCCCGGATCGAGCAGGGCAACCAGAACCTCACCCTCGAGCTGCTGGGCCGGCTGTCCGCGGCGCTGGAGAGCGAACTCATCAGCCTCGGACCGACCGGCCCCACCCACCTCCGCGTCGCCGGAGGCCACCCGCTGCGCGGCAGCGTCGCGGTGAAGTCGTCCAAGAACGCCGCCGTCGCCCTGCTCTGCGCCTCGCTGCTGAACCGCGGCCGGACGACGCTGCGCAACGTCGCCCGCATCGTCGAGGTGGAGCGCCTCCTCGACGTGCTGCGCTCCATCGGCGTCTCGGCGACCTGGGACGCCGCGGGTCACGACCTCACCCTCGTCGTCCCCGACGAGCTCGACCTGGCCGCCATCGATGCCGACGCCGCCCGGCGGACCCGCAGCATCATCATGTTCCTGGGGCCGTTGCTGCACCGCGCGCAGACCTTCGAGCTGCCCTACGCCGGTGGCTGCGACCTCGGCACGCGCACCGTCCAGCCGCACATGATCGCGCTGCGCCCGTTCGGCCTCGAGGTGGAGGCGCGGGCCGGGGAGTACCACGCGACCGTGCAGCACACCGGCGCGCCGGCCCGGGCGATCGTGCTGACCGAGCGCGGCGACACGGTCACCGAGAACGCCCTGCTCGCCGCGGCCCGCACCGACGGCACGACCGTCATCCGCAACGCCAGCTCCAACTACATGGTCCAGGACCTCTGCCTGTACCTGGAGCTGCTCGGCGTCGGCATCGAGGGCCTCGGGACGACGACGCTCGTCGTGCACGGCAAGCCGGTGCTCGACGCCGACGTCGACTACACGATCAGCGAGGACCCGGTCGAGGCGATGAGCCTGCTGACCGCCGGCATCGTGACCGGCTCGGAGCTGACCGTCCAGCGAGCGCCGATCGACTTCCTGGAGATCGAGCTGGCCGTGCTGGCCGAGATGGGCCTGCAGTTCGAGCTCTCCGCCGAGTATCTGGCCGACAACGGCCACACCCGGCTGGCCGACATCACCATCTCGCCGTCGGTGCTGCACGCGCCGATCGACAAGATCCATCCGATGCCGTTCCCCGGCCTCAACATCGACAACCTGCCATTCTTCGCCGTCATCGCGGCGCAGGCGAGCGGCTCGACGCTGATCCACGACTGGGTCTACGACAACCGGGCCATCCACCTGTCGGACCTGACGCGCCTCGGCGCCGACGTCCGCCTCATGGACCCGCACCGGGTCCTGGTGAACGGTCCGACCCGCTGGTCGAGCGCCGAGGTCATCTGCCCGCCGGCCCTGCGTCCCGCGGTGGTCATCCTGCTCGCCATGCTGGCGGCCAAGGGGACGTCGGTCCTGCGCAACGTCGACATCATCGCCCGCGGCTACGAGCAGCTCTACGAGCGGCTGGTCGAGATGGGCGCCTCCATCGAGGTCTTCCACGACTGA
- a CDS encoding transposase, with protein MPQNFIRGDVDQGFLLPPDVRDWLPDGELAWTVKDAVDSFDLSGFKRSYRANGQGAAAFDPALMVAVLLYAHAVGVRSSRAIERHCVRDVAFRVLAGNRVPDHATIARFVTRHRQPLQELFAQVLRVCHEAGMVRLGVIAVDGTKIAANASWSKNHTSASLAHQVAEEQARYDQLAAELLDEQTRIDAAEDAEHGDDRGDELPPPLRRRAERLARLKEAKQRLDDEQAAAVAEQEVRKAEWQRRKDAGTRRGAQPGEHPPGRNPDKDKPPRANATDPDSRTMRGGRGLVQGYNAQAAVTEDQLIVGQTLTQAATDAHQLFPVLDDAAEQLNQAGIEETPDTWVADAGYANEETFTEAETRGLRLLAPMISDERRAAGEDPAGDKPLTSRPATARAQDRLRTPEGTEKYALRGRTVEPVFGQIKDRQGLRQLLRRGLQNAKTEWSLACTVHNLRKIHAHRLATA; from the coding sequence ATGCCGCAGAACTTCATCCGCGGGGATGTCGATCAGGGGTTCCTGCTGCCGCCGGATGTGCGGGATTGGCTGCCCGACGGGGAGCTGGCCTGGACGGTCAAGGATGCGGTGGACTCGTTCGACCTGTCGGGGTTCAAGCGCTCGTATCGGGCCAACGGGCAGGGCGCGGCGGCGTTCGACCCGGCGCTGATGGTGGCGGTGCTGCTGTACGCGCACGCGGTCGGGGTGCGCTCGTCGCGGGCGATCGAGCGGCACTGTGTCCGCGATGTGGCGTTCCGGGTGCTGGCCGGCAATCGGGTGCCCGATCACGCCACGATCGCCCGGTTCGTCACGCGTCACCGCCAGCCGCTGCAGGAGCTGTTCGCGCAGGTGCTGCGGGTGTGTCACGAGGCCGGGATGGTGCGGCTGGGCGTGATCGCGGTGGACGGGACGAAGATCGCCGCGAACGCCTCCTGGTCGAAGAACCACACCTCGGCGTCGCTGGCCCACCAGGTCGCCGAGGAGCAGGCCCGCTACGACCAGCTGGCCGCCGAGCTGCTCGACGAACAGACGCGCATCGACGCGGCCGAGGACGCCGAACACGGCGACGACCGCGGGGATGAGCTGCCACCGCCGCTGCGCCGGCGGGCCGAGCGGTTGGCTCGACTGAAGGAGGCCAAGCAGCGCCTGGACGACGAGCAGGCCGCGGCCGTGGCCGAGCAGGAGGTGAGGAAGGCCGAGTGGCAGCGCCGCAAGGACGCCGGCACCCGCCGCGGCGCCCAACCGGGCGAGCATCCACCGGGCCGCAATCCGGACAAGGACAAGCCGCCGCGGGCCAACGCCACCGATCCGGACTCGCGGACGATGCGGGGCGGGCGGGGGCTGGTGCAGGGCTACAACGCCCAGGCCGCGGTCACCGAAGACCAGCTCATCGTCGGCCAGACGCTGACCCAGGCGGCCACCGACGCCCATCAGCTGTTTCCCGTCCTCGATGACGCCGCCGAGCAGCTGAACCAGGCCGGCATCGAGGAGACGCCCGACACCTGGGTCGCCGACGCCGGCTACGCCAACGAGGAGACCTTCACCGAGGCCGAGACCCGCGGCCTGCGCCTGCTGGCCCCGATGATCAGCGACGAACGCCGCGCCGCCGGCGAGGACCCCGCCGGGGACAAACCGCTGACCTCCCGCCCGGCCACCGCCCGCGCCCAGGACAGGCTGCGCACCCCCGAAGGCACGGAGAAATACGCCCTCCGAGGACGCACGGTCGAACCGGTCTTCGGCCAGATCAAAGACCGGCAGGGACTACGCCAGCTCCTCCGCCGCGGCCTGCAGAACGCCAAGACCGAGTGGTCGCTGGCCTGCACCGTGCACAACCTGCGCAAGATCCACGCCCACCGGCTGGCCACCGCCTGA
- a CDS encoding SDR family NAD(P)-dependent oxidoreductase: protein MTETVRPPAERPLTGKVALVTGASSGIGEATAAALTAAGAAVAIGARRKDRLDDLSVRLRDGGGTVLQLDLDVTDEQACADAVRRTREELGGLDVLVNNAGVMLLGTIRGADTEEWRRMVNTNVLGLMYMTHAAIEGMVEQGSGDIVNISSVAGRTARKGAGVYNASKWAVNAFSESLRQEVTGRGVRIGLVEPGAVTTELNSHITHPGARAASEAMHASMRVLQADDIARAVVYLVTQPSHVAVNEVLIRPTDQER from the coding sequence GTGACCGAGACCGTCCGTCCACCCGCCGAGCGCCCTCTGACCGGCAAGGTCGCCCTGGTGACCGGCGCGTCCTCCGGCATCGGCGAGGCCACCGCCGCGGCGCTGACCGCCGCAGGCGCCGCCGTGGCGATCGGGGCCCGGCGGAAGGACCGTCTGGACGACCTCTCCGTGCGACTGCGTGACGGGGGCGGCACGGTGCTGCAACTGGATCTCGACGTCACCGACGAGCAGGCCTGCGCGGACGCCGTCCGCCGCACTCGCGAGGAGCTCGGTGGGCTCGACGTCCTCGTCAACAACGCAGGCGTGATGCTGCTCGGCACGATCCGCGGCGCCGACACCGAGGAGTGGCGCCGGATGGTGAACACCAATGTCCTCGGCCTGATGTACATGACCCACGCGGCGATCGAGGGCATGGTCGAGCAGGGCTCCGGCGACATCGTGAACATCTCCAGCGTCGCCGGGAGAACGGCGCGCAAGGGCGCCGGTGTCTACAACGCCAGCAAGTGGGCGGTGAACGCCTTCAGCGAGTCACTGCGCCAGGAGGTGACGGGCCGGGGCGTGCGGATCGGCCTGGTCGAGCCGGGAGCGGTCACCACCGAGCTCAACAGCCACATCACGCACCCCGGCGCGCGGGCCGCCTCGGAGGCCATGCACGCCAGCATGCGGGTGCTGCAGGCCGATGACATCGCCCGCGCCGTCGTCTACCTGGTCACCCAGCCGTCGCACGTCGCGGTCAACGAGGTGCTGATCCGGCCCACGGATCAGGAGCGCTGA
- a CDS encoding DUF5995 family protein, translated as MARMEALLAPLEADRDPARFFLGTYLRTTRAVGVALARGRFEDPAWVTAWDVDFARFYLDALEAYRTSPDAVADPWRLAFGARPGLPPEAHVLLGMNAHINYDLPQSLIAVIPAEHFGSPSLLDRRRRDHERIDDVLAARVGEEDVALQRVGGRRTPLDRLLAPVNRGASRVFLRESRRKVWASTHALHAARTEGAAAYAVRLADLEAVSAERVADLLRPGPVLVRLALHGFGVTLD; from the coding sequence GTGGCCCGGATGGAGGCGCTGCTCGCCCCGCTGGAGGCCGACCGCGACCCGGCTCGCTTCTTCCTCGGCACCTACCTGCGCACGACGCGGGCGGTCGGGGTGGCGCTGGCCAGGGGCCGGTTCGAGGACCCGGCCTGGGTCACCGCGTGGGACGTCGACTTCGCGCGGTTCTACCTCGACGCGCTCGAGGCCTACCGGACGTCGCCGGACGCGGTCGCCGATCCCTGGCGGCTGGCCTTCGGTGCGAGACCCGGGCTGCCGCCCGAGGCGCACGTCCTGCTGGGGATGAACGCGCACATCAATTACGACCTGCCGCAGTCCCTGATCGCGGTGATCCCGGCCGAGCACTTCGGCTCGCCGTCCCTCCTGGACCGCCGGCGGCGCGACCACGAGCGGATCGACGACGTCCTGGCCGCCCGTGTCGGCGAGGAGGACGTCGCGCTCCAGCGGGTGGGCGGCCGCCGGACGCCGCTGGACCGCCTGCTCGCGCCGGTCAACCGCGGCGCCAGCCGTGTCTTCCTGCGCGAGTCGCGCCGGAAGGTGTGGGCCAGCACGCACGCGCTGCACGCGGCACGGACGGAGGGAGCAGCGGCCTACGCGGTCCGGCTCGCCGACCTGGAGGCGGTGAGCGCCGAGCGCGTCGCCGATCTGCTCCGCCCGGGGCCGGTGCTGGTCAGACTGGCGCTGCACGGGTTCGGCGTCACCCTCGACTGA